Within Salvia splendens isolate huo1 chromosome 21, SspV2, whole genome shotgun sequence, the genomic segment TCTTTTGCAAAGTTTTCAGGTGCAGATGCAGCCTTCGTTGGTTCTAATGAAAATCAATTTGCAATTCTGGACGAGGATAAGACTACACTTTCCTTGTATATATTGCCAGGGGCTGGCTCTCAAGAATCCGTTGAGAAAAATTTAACTGCTTCTGAAAACCAGTCGGAGGAAACTGAAACCTCTTCTATTAAGGGTCCCATGCAGTTTATGTTTGAGAGTGAAGTTGATCGCATCTTTTCTACTCCTCTAGGTACTTAAAAAGGACTTTACTTTCATTTCATACATGCCTGAGGAAAGTGGCTTCATTTTGATCCATAATTCTTTTGCAGAGTCAACTTTGTTAATTGCTTCTCATGGAGATCAGATTGCTTTGGCCAAACTTATTCTAGGATACCGTCTTCCTAGCACAGATGGGCATTACATCTCAACAAAAGCTGAAGGGCGGAAATCGATTAAATTGAAAGCAAATGAGGTGGTACTTCAGGTAATTATCCAGGTTTTCTATCTCCTGTTAACAAGGATGAATCTTAACATTAAGTTTTCTCTTAGCCTTTTAATAGCTTGCATGTTGTAAGAAGATTTGTGTCATAGTGTTCCTtcaatatagtatttttttactgCTTCAGAAACATGTGAGTGGAGAATATGCATGGATGCTTGAGCAGGCATCATAACTGTTGATTAGTGCAGGATAATGCATGGATGGGTCTTTTATTGTTAACTTTAGATGAGCCTCCAATTACTTTGAAGGAAATGGACATGAATATTCATAACTGACAAGTTTATATCTGTTGTTTGGATAAATTCTCTGTGGAAATCGATTCGAAAATTTTTCATTCCCATTCTTAACTAGTTTTGAGGCTATTTACTGAATTTAACATCTAATGAATGTGAATTTTGATTCAACATCTTTTTGTAAATCCTCTCTCCTATCAAATCCTACATTCAGGTGCGACCTGAAAGAAACTTGACATGATAATGTGGTAGTACAACCTTTTCTTTCTTGTTTTTCATTTCACATTTTCCACAGACTACAATACTGAGATTACTGCACCTAATTAAGTTCTTATTTCAATGCTCAGTAAGAGAGGTTTTCTGATGTATCCTAATTCTGGAGTCCTGAACCTTTTGCATTCCAAAGATCTgaatatttattcatttattttcttaaatttaatACTGATAATTCACTTGTGAAATTTTGTATGGCCACTAatgtatttttcaatttttgtttttaggTACAATGGCAAGAAACACTTAGGGGCTTTGTTGCTGGTATATTGACCACACAACGTGTGCTCATTGTTACAGCTGATTTAGATGTATTGGCCAGTTCTTCCACAAAATTTGATAAAGGACTTCCTCCAATATCCTTTGGGCACTCCGACCTCTCCCTGTCTAAATATGTATAtgaaaaatacacacacatgcacatATGCATGCATCTGTTTGTTTCCTCACTCACTTCCCCCTTGGGGTTGAGTAGGATGTAACCAACTCTTTAACAGCTCCTTGAATAATGACTATTGTTCTATTTTCACGGCATTGGATTTTTGAGGTTCCTTAACTCTTGGTTACTTTAGATCCCTGTTGTGGCTTGGACCAGCACTTCTcttttctacttctacttccaTTAATGTGCTGGGTTGGGATGGAAAAGTTAGAACAATCCTTTCAATTAGCATGCCTAATGCAGGTacagtaactttttttttttttgctcaaTAGAGGACCATGGAATGGTATAATATTCTGTTAAGATTTCTCATGTTCAAAGCTTAACAAACTTTTCAATTTATTGCCTGCACACAGTGCTGCTTGGAGCTTTAAATGACCGCCTGCTGCTTGCAATCTCCAGTGATATCAATGTTAGTCAAAAGAAGAAATTTGAGATCAAACATTGCCTTGCGGGGCTACTTGAACCTCTTCTCATTGGATATGCAACAATGCAACAATGTTTTGAGCAGAAAATCGATTTGTCTGAAGTACTATACCAAATAACATCAAGGTTACTTCTTGATTTTACATAAGTAGTTTGGTGATCCACAATATACCTTTTTCTTATACATGATTAGGAATGATGGTCTAGTTATCATTTGCTTGTTTTGTCTTCTTTAGAAGTGTATAATATTAGCATTTACGTGACTGTTAAAATGCTTTTTTTTATGCCTGACTGAAGGTTTGATAGCTTGCGTATTACTCCAAGATCACTTGATATTCTCGCTAGCGGCTCTCCAGTTTGTGGTGATCTTGCTGTATCACTATCTCAATCAGGCCTGCAATTCACACAGGTGCTTGATTATACTTAAAAACTTTTCTCGTAAGGAATTTGCAAATGACCCTCTTAACAACTTTTTTGCTTCCCTGCCTCAGGTATTGAGGGGAATATATGCAATCAAAGCACTTCGTTTTTCTACTGCTTTATCTGCCTTGAAAGATGAGTTTCTGCGATCAAGAGATTATCCTAGATGCCCCCCAACCTCACATTTGTTCCATCGGTTCCGGCAGTTGGGATATGCATGTATCAGGTGTGTAATCATAACAATTCTTGTCTAGCTTATTATATTCCAGGGCCGTTTTTGTAAGTTAGTTAGATGGTTAATTTCTAAACTTATGCATCTCATCTTTGATACTCTTTAAATTGGTAAGATGATGTATAGGCTAAAGCCATCTTTAATTTTGTTTCAATGTGATCAGTAATGAGTTTTTGTTGAAATTGACATTTTTGGTATTCTTATAGCAAGAAATTTGTTGTATTAAGGTATTTCTCTTGTTAGTTTCTTTGTTGCTACACAAGGGTGACTGTATCTTCATATCTTGGCAAAGCTGAATTCCAAGAATTATTGCTTTGTAATGCCAGCCTTAATAGCTAGTAGCTACCAATTTTTGCACCCTATTATTGTGTAAATGTTTACTCCTTTTGagttattatataaaaaatgtcTATCATAAAATCTGTTTTTTACTACtcctccgtcccctaaaaatagaaattctttcctttttggtccatctcctaaaaatagaaactttctatttaaggaaatttctttctttctaaTGGGGTGGGACCCATTTTCTACTAacatacttttctttctatcgctcttactttatcaattttgtattaaaacccatgccgtttcaaaagttcctattttaaggggacggagggagtattattttttagtgGGTGGTATTAGTAGAATGTTTAGGTGATCTGTTAAGTGATTTGATCTGTGGAAGTAAACTCACGCAAGCACTTTGTTTTAAATTATTCCATGGCCCATGCACACATCTCTTATTTTTGCCACTATGTAAAGTTGCCACATAAATTTATCTGTAgcaattttcttatttttatggaTTTTAGTGGCTGGTATTAGTGAAGAATGGTGAAGAGATGTGTTAAGTGTTTTCTTTTCCTGGAAATAAAAGTCACACAAGAATGATGTGGATTACTAATAAAAATTTCCACGGTATTAAGACATAAAAAGTATAATGCTTACTAGAAAACTCAgtcattaaaaagaatatatcccaaaaagggaaaagaagaaCTTCACTAACAAATGCCACCATATATAGTATCATAGTTTAATTTCTTTGGGAGAGTCTTATTTTCCATATTATGGTTATGATTATAAAAAGCTATTATGTTGCTTCTAAATGTTGACTCTACTTTCATGTGACTGGTTCTTTGTAAGTGATAGTCTCTTCTTgcttacatttttttttcattcattgCCCTTGCTGTCTATCTTTACTTGTTTCACAGTAAAACATGCTAATAACAAGTGATATTATAGATACGGACAGTTTGATAGTGCAAAGGAGACTTTTGAAGTTATCTCAGACTTTGAGAGCATGCTTGATCTATTTATATGCCACCTTAACCCTAGTGCAATGCGGCATCTTGCCCAGAAGCTGGAGGAAGATGGTGCTGATTCAGAGTTGAGGAGATACTGTGATAGGATCTTGAGAGTCCGCTCAACTGGGTGGACACAAGGAATCTTTGCAAACTTTGCTGCTGAAAGTATGGTTCCTAAAGGACGTGAATGGGGCGGTGGGAACTGGGAAATCAAGACACCTACTAACTTGAAGGACATACCTCAGTGGGCACTAGCTGCTGAGGTGATGCCTTACATGAAAACTGACGATGGAACCATCCCATCCATTGTCACAGATCGTATTGGTGTTTATCTTGGTTTGGTCAAGGGAAGAGGTAATGTTGTTGAGGTGAGAGAAGACAGTTTGGTGAAAGCAATTAAAGCTGATAGTGGTATCAAGGCTAATGGTCTCCAGGCAGCTCTTGCTGCCTCAGTATCAGACAAACCCAAAGTTCCCTTGGATGGTGAATCCAAGGCTGGTTCTCTCATGGGTCTAGAAACTCTCTCACAACAGTTTACTGGTTCCAGTGCTATAGATGCTCAGGCAAAGGCTGAAGAAGAATTTAAGAAATCACTATATGGTACTGCAGCTGATGGTAGCAGCAGTGACGAGGAGGGAACTTCAAAAATCAAGAAGTTGCAAATTAGGATCCGAGACAAAGCAGTTGCATCTGCAACAGTAGATGTGAACAAAATTAAAGAAGCAACTAAGCAGTTACGCCTGCCAATTGGTTTGACCAAGTCATTAACTGGTTCATCGCCAGATTTGGGTGCACTTGTACCTCAACCCACCCCAGCTACCACGGGAACCCTCACAAGTCAAGCTTCTCTCCCTGGAGATCTTTTTGGAACCAGCACATTGGTTCAGGGGCCAACTTCATCACAGACTACCTCCATGGGTCCAAGTTCTGGAAGTAATGCTAGGCCAATACCAGAAGACTTTTTCCAGAATACAATATCATCCCTTCAGGTTGCAGCATCACTCCCTCCTGCTGGGACTATCCTTACAAGACTAGATCAAAATCCTCAAGGACAAGGTATTGCAAACAACAAGGTCCCAGCTAACCAGGGTAGTGCACCTGCAGTTGAGATTGGTCTACCAGATGGTGGGGTACCCCCCCAAGCTACTCAACAACCCATTCAATATCAGCCCATTGGGTTTCCAGATGGCGGCATACCTCCCCAGGTGTCTCCTCAAGCTGCTCCACCTCAACAACAGTTCCAGACGGCACAACTTCCAGTGTCTAGTCAGCCTCTCGATCTCAGCTCACTTGAAGCTCCAGGATCAGAAGCATCTGCAAAAGCTTCACGCGCAGCTTCTCCTCCAAAAGCTGTACGTCCTGGGCAGGtagttttcttttccctttggCTCGTATGACTTTATAACACAATGTAGCCAACTTTGACGATGCTGTATATCATGGAAATATGGAATATCTCTAAGTCTTGTGGGGGCGATTTGTGTGTAAAGTAATTGTAGTTCAAACCTGCAATGAATTGTTATCTGCACTAGATCACCTATCTTATTCATGGCCTCCTTTTTTGGCTAACAAAATCTTAGAGGCTCTCATATATGTGTAGATATTGGTAGATTGCACCTTGTGCTTATAAAGCTGATGCTTCGCTTACAAGTTACTTACGAAATTGTGTTGGCAGGAATGATGCCCAACCTGGGCTTGAACCATTTAGGATTGAGAACAATATGTATAATGTAATTACCTTTGTTGGAGAATTTGTATTGTTCTCTCCTTTTCTTTCTGGTGTTAATCATCCAACTACTTGAACTACTTAATATGGAAGGTCTTTGTATAGTTTAATGGGTCATAATACCTACATTTGCGTAGTTGTGTAGTCTTTGTATATACTTATGCTTGCTGTGATAAGTACTTAAGTATGAATTTGTTGATATTACATTTTACGCAGTTTTTGCAACATATTGTCAGTCTTGCATAAATGAAACTATTTTGGAACTGGGCTGCATACGAGGGTGCAATGTTTGAAATGTTTGACAAGTCCTATCCCGCTAAATTTAGGGGGCTTTTGTGTCTGGGACCTTGGGTTAGGTGATTGTGTGGTCAAACTCTTAGCTTTCAGAGTGCCACTCAGATTAAAATATAATTGTGCATGGTGATGCTGAAGTGTGGTGAGTGATACCTAAGATACTGGTAGTACTGTAGGAATAGAGTTATATACTCTTAGCTGTCCTTTTATTTTTTGCGGATGCTCGTCCTTTCCTTATATGGTGTTTAACAATCTTATTGTTTGTGTTTATTTTTGTCAGTTCTTttctttattgttatttttttgtcgtgattttttttgttgggaGGAGGGTGGCACTGGAGTTGGGGAATGGTGGCGATCGAGGAAGAGTAACATGACATTTGTTTTCATTTTGCTCTAGGTTCCTCGTGGTGCCGCAGCTGCAGTTTGTTTTAAGACTGGACTTGCTCACCTGGAACAAAATCAACTTTCAGATGCGTTGTCCTGTTTTGATGAGGCTTTCTTAGCTCTGGCAAAGGATCAATCTCGTGGAGCTGACATAAAAGCGCAAGCTACAATTTGTGCACAATACAAGATTGCAGTAACCCTTCTCCAGGTACCCTGGTTTCTGTTTGCTATCAGATTTCTTTGTCTGCTAATATTTCTTTCTAATAAACACTGTTGGAACATCCATTTGCCTATTGATTTTACATTGTTCTTCCTAGAAGTATGGTGGAACATCCATTTGCCTTAGCAAACTAATATGTCCTTATTAGACATGTTTTTATCTTCCTTTATACTCCAAATGAATCTGGCATTTCTAACTAATAAATTTAGCTTGAAGGATATTCTTAAAGTAACTTGATTTGGCTGATATGATATCAGCCTATGAATTAGTTGTCAAAACTTGCTTTTCCTGTCACAACTAATCGTATGTTAGTATgtaattttgacttttaatcTTTTTGATTCTAGTGCTGTTTTTCCTCTTTTTTGATGAACTTTCAGTCTCGTGAATCCCTCTAAAATTCTGTATGTACTGCATCCCTAGCATAATAATGGCATATTCATAtgttaatgtactttttttattttcgtttcCATCGCAGGAAATAAACCGACTGCAACGAGTCCAAGGCCCCAGTGCAATTAGTGCAAAAGATGAGATGGCCAGGCTGTCTCGCCATTTGGGTTCGTTGCCACTTCTTGCGAAGCACAGGATAAACTGTATTCGGACTGCCATAAAAAGAAACATGGATGTGCAGAACTACGCGTATGCAAAGCAGATGCTCGAGTTACTCTTGTCTAAAGCACCCGCTGGTAAGCAAGATGAATTGAGAAGCCTGATTGACATGTGTCTTCAGAGGGGTTTATCGAACAAGTCCATAGATCCCCTGGAAGACCCCTCACAGTTCTGTGCTGCTACACTTAGCCGTCTATCTACCATTGGTTATGATGTCTGCGATCTCTGTGGTGCTAAGTTCTCTGCTTTGTCGACACCTGGCTGCATCATCTGTGGCATGGGCAGCATTAAAAGGTCAGATGCCATTGCTGgccctgttccttcgccatttGGCTGAGCTAAATTACTGAATCGTTTGAGGCTGTCTGCGACTTGTACCCAAAATTCCGTCGTTACGTCGACTAGTAGTGGTTTTTTTGAGTATTTTTTGTTCAcctcatattttttttccatttgtaaATTTATGATAGGACGATGTTTCGTCATTGCTCCCTGTTTATATATGTTGTAGTACAACCCTTTTCGTGTTTTCATTGTTGTATTACTACATTTGTAATTTCTGTTATTTCAGGTTGAGTTTTCGGGTTACTGGTACCAGGACTTCTGCTTTGATGCCAATTAAGATTCATTCTGTTTTATTGGAATTGAATTTATGGATTAAGGCCTTTCTTGACAATGAAATTGAAATAGTATTCCACTATTCCTACTCTCTTTTCATTCTATTGCTTGGTAGTTATAACTTTTGGTTTGAAATCACCATTCCATTACAAATTCCTATTTGTATTTCGTTCTCCATGGGAATAGACATTCTCTTCATTTAACTAAAGAATGACCATTCCATTCTTATTtcttcctatattttttttatcttaataaaattataaatattatattattataaatatattgtaattatgaattaatacacataatttaataaatgagATCAATTGAATAAACGGGATTTATTAATACgagtatttttcaattttcataaatatattttatatatttgagTGTCTTTATCGGATTAAATTATAGCACAACGTGATATAATTATTATGTTAATGTTAGGATTTTGATATCAAAATATATAGGGATATTGGCCtctaatatcatggaactttgATAAAGTTAAATTTTCACACGAACTTCTAATTTtgcaaataatatcacaaattttacccgagtttgttatttcccatcaGCCAAAAAATTAAGGCTATATTAATGGTTTGAAAAACAATTTTGGACGGTGCACTACAAGAAAAACCATcctaaaaaattgaagaacttgaagcactcgaagttgttgtcaagaaattacgaaaaaaatccGTATCATGATACTATTTGTCGGATTTTTTTTTCCggtggaaaataacaaactcgggtaaaagttcatgatattatttgtcaaattAAAAGTTCGTGTGCAAAAAAACCAATTTTTTGAAAGTTCTGTGATATTAGGGGACAATATCCCaaatatataatactccattc encodes:
- the LOC121783816 gene encoding uncharacterized protein LOC121783816, whose product is MEWATVHHLDLRHTGRSSKPLQPHAAAFHPTQAVVSAAIGTHIIEFDAYTGAKIASVDIGSPVVRMAYSPTAGHSLVAVLEDCTIRSCDFDTEQTCVLHSPEKRTEQISIDTEVHLALTPLQPVVFFGFHKKMSVTVVGTMVGGKAPTKIKTDLKKPIVNLACHPRLPVLYVAYQDGLVRAYNIQSYAVLYTLQLDNTIKLQGAGAFAFHPKLEWIFVGDRRGTILAWDVSTERPIMIGITQAGSQPITSLSWLPMLRLLVTLSKDGSVQVWKTRVVVNPNRPPMQANFFEPAAVESIDIPRVLSQQGGEAVYPLPRIRALEVHPKLNLATLLFAGMAGGDNRKNRAAYTREGRKQLFAVLQSARGSSASVLKEKLASLGSSGILADHQLQAQLQEHHMKGQSQLTISDVARKAFLYSHFMEGNAKSAPISRLPLVTIMDTKNHLRDFPICQPFHLELNFFSKENRVLHYPVRAFYIEGTNLMAYNLTSGNESIYKKLYTSIPGNVENNPKYIIYSKKQHIFLVVYELSGATNEVVLYWENTDPQFANSKVTTVKGADAAFVGSNENQFAILDEDKTTLSLYILPGAGSQESVEKNLTASENQSEETETSSIKGPMQFMFESEVDRIFSTPLESTLLIASHGDQIALAKLILGYRLPSTDGHYISTKAEGRKSIKLKANEVVLQVQWQETLRGFVAGILTTQRVLIVTADLDVLASSSTKFDKGLPPFRSLLWLGPALLFSTSTSINVLGWDGKVRTILSISMPNAVLLGALNDRLLLAISSDINVSQKKKFEIKHCLAGLLEPLLIGYATMQQCFEQKIDLSEVLYQITSRFDSLRITPRSLDILASGSPVCGDLAVSLSQSGLQFTQVLRGIYAIKALRFSTALSALKDEFLRSRDYPRCPPTSHLFHRFRQLGYACIRYGQFDSAKETFEVISDFESMLDLFICHLNPSAMRHLAQKLEEDGADSELRRYCDRILRVRSTGWTQGIFANFAAESMVPKGREWGGGNWEIKTPTNLKDIPQWALAAEVMPYMKTDDGTIPSIVTDRIGVYLGLVKGRGNVVEVREDSLVKAIKADSGIKANGLQAALAASVSDKPKVPLDGESKAGSLMGLETLSQQFTGSSAIDAQAKAEEEFKKSLYGTAADGSSSDEEGTSKIKKLQIRIRDKAVASATVDVNKIKEATKQLRLPIGLTKSLTGSSPDLGALVPQPTPATTGTLTSQASLPGDLFGTSTLVQGPTSSQTTSMGPSSGSNARPIPEDFFQNTISSLQVAASLPPAGTILTRLDQNPQGQGIANNKVPANQGSAPAVEIGLPDGGVPPQATQQPIQYQPIGFPDGGIPPQVSPQAAPPQQQFQTAQLPVSSQPLDLSSLEAPGSEASAKASRAASPPKAVRPGQVPRGAAAAVCFKTGLAHLEQNQLSDALSCFDEAFLALAKDQSRGADIKAQATICAQYKIAVTLLQEINRLQRVQGPSAISAKDEMARLSRHLGSLPLLAKHRINCIRTAIKRNMDVQNYAYAKQMLELLLSKAPAGKQDELRSLIDMCLQRGLSNKSIDPLEDPSQFCAATLSRLSTIGYDVCDLCGAKFSALSTPGCIICGMGSIKRSDAIAGPVPSPFG